The following coding sequences are from one Arthrobacter sp. PvP023 window:
- a CDS encoding phenylacetate--CoA ligase family protein yields the protein MRGIPGWALRVAWDTWCAERGGLEAINRLQQARLAELVEFARSASPYYRRLYRDLPDTVAEPSQLPPVGKRDLMANFDDWVTDPHISLAKLKSELLSDLSQLGSLYRGHYLVVTTSGTSGEPAVLIHDRFSWVMVNVVVRVRERHTLVRASEVRDFLLRGVRAAALVAAGGHYAGVVLTENARRRAPAIARRLRVFSVLRPLPELVAELNTFKPTLLFGYPSAVIQLAAEQKAGRLRIRPVLAICSGENLSATGQASIEAAFGCRVTQRYLSSEVPALTSQCRHGAFHVNTDWYILEPVDANYAAVPAGNTSHTVLVTNLANRVQPLLRYDLGDRVTVATEPCRCGSPFPSVSIDGRTGDLVSFAAPDGSTVTVLPLALGTVIEDTPGVRRFQAIRTGPGNLRVRLEALPGAALAGVRTAVTERLDGYFAAVGAGPVAIEHADELPRPDPSGKFRQVWSAG from the coding sequence ATGCGTGGAATTCCCGGATGGGCCCTCCGGGTCGCGTGGGACACCTGGTGCGCCGAGCGCGGGGGCCTCGAAGCGATCAACCGCCTGCAGCAGGCCCGGCTTGCTGAACTCGTGGAGTTCGCCCGGTCCGCGTCGCCATACTATCGCCGCCTTTACCGGGACCTCCCGGACACGGTCGCCGAGCCGAGCCAGCTTCCGCCGGTGGGCAAACGCGACCTGATGGCGAACTTCGACGACTGGGTGACGGACCCGCACATCTCGTTGGCGAAGCTAAAGTCGGAACTGCTCTCCGACCTCTCACAGCTGGGCAGCCTCTACCGCGGGCACTACCTGGTGGTGACCACGTCCGGGACGTCGGGTGAGCCGGCCGTCCTGATCCATGACCGGTTCTCCTGGGTGATGGTGAACGTGGTGGTCCGGGTCCGGGAACGCCATACCCTGGTGAGGGCCTCGGAAGTGCGGGACTTCCTGCTCCGCGGAGTGCGGGCGGCGGCCCTCGTGGCGGCTGGCGGCCACTACGCCGGTGTCGTGTTGACCGAAAACGCCCGACGGCGTGCCCCCGCCATTGCCCGGCGCCTCCGGGTCTTCTCGGTACTCCGGCCCCTCCCGGAGCTGGTGGCGGAACTCAACACCTTCAAACCGACCCTGCTCTTCGGCTATCCGAGCGCGGTGATCCAGCTCGCCGCGGAGCAGAAAGCCGGGCGGCTCAGGATACGGCCTGTCCTGGCCATTTGTTCCGGCGAGAACCTGTCCGCCACCGGACAGGCATCCATCGAAGCGGCGTTCGGCTGCCGGGTCACCCAGCGCTATCTTTCCTCGGAGGTCCCGGCGCTGACCAGCCAGTGCCGGCACGGCGCCTTCCACGTCAACACGGACTGGTACATCCTCGAACCCGTGGACGCGAACTACGCGGCGGTCCCGGCCGGAAACACCTCCCACACAGTACTCGTCACCAACCTTGCCAACCGGGTGCAGCCACTGCTCCGCTACGACCTCGGCGACCGGGTCACGGTTGCGACGGAACCGTGCCGGTGCGGCAGCCCGTTTCCGTCCGTCAGTATCGACGGCCGGACGGGGGACCTTGTCTCCTTTGCGGCACCGGACGGGAGCACCGTAACAGTCCTCCCGCTGGCACTCGGCACGGTGATCGAGGACACACCAGGCGTGCGCAGGTTCCAGGCCATCCGCACGGGACCGGGGAACCTGAGGGTGCGGCTCGAGGCGTTGCCGGGTGCCGCCTTGGCCGGCGTGCGCACAGCGGTGACGGAGCGGCTGGACGGGTACTTCGCTGCCGTTGGCGCCGGACCGGTTGCGATAGAGCATGCGGATGAGTTGCCCCGGCCCGACCCCAGTGGAAAGTTCCGGCAGGTCTGGTCCGCGGGGTGA
- a CDS encoding SDR family oxidoreductase — protein MDLGIAGKTALVAASTGGLGLAVARALSAEGVRVAVTGRRRDRAKEIAADLHTAYGTGAIAIEADLTTPEGIDSAVEQTVADLGPVDILVLNGPGPRPGAAATLSSEDIAAAFELLVKPHHALISRVLPGMRERRWGRILAVGSSGVAAPLPNLAVSNTGRAALAGYLKTLAAEVALDAVTVNMLLPGRIATDRVAELDQAAAKRRGTTVEEIQLESRKTIPARRYGEPGEFGAAAAFLCSAPASYITGVALRCDGGLIRSL, from the coding sequence ATGGACCTCGGAATCGCCGGAAAAACAGCCCTTGTGGCGGCCTCGACCGGCGGTCTTGGCTTGGCCGTGGCCCGCGCATTGTCCGCCGAAGGCGTGCGCGTCGCAGTCACAGGCCGCAGGCGAGACCGGGCCAAGGAGATCGCCGCGGACCTGCACACCGCGTACGGAACAGGTGCCATCGCCATCGAGGCGGACCTCACCACGCCGGAAGGCATCGACTCCGCCGTCGAACAGACCGTGGCGGACCTCGGCCCCGTCGACATCCTGGTGCTCAACGGCCCCGGGCCCAGGCCAGGGGCTGCCGCAACACTCAGCTCCGAGGACATTGCCGCGGCCTTCGAACTGCTGGTCAAGCCGCACCACGCCCTGATCTCCCGCGTGCTTCCGGGCATGCGGGAACGGCGCTGGGGCCGCATCCTCGCCGTCGGCTCCAGCGGAGTGGCGGCGCCGCTGCCCAACCTGGCCGTTTCCAACACAGGGCGGGCGGCATTGGCCGGCTACCTGAAAACCCTCGCCGCCGAGGTGGCCCTGGACGCCGTCACGGTGAACATGCTCCTTCCGGGGCGGATCGCCACGGACCGCGTGGCCGAACTCGACCAGGCCGCCGCCAAGCGGCGCGGCACGACGGTCGAGGAAATCCAGCTCGAGTCCCGCAAGACCATCCCCGCCCGCCGCTACGGCGAACCCGGGGAGTTCGGCGCCGCCGCCGCCTTCCTCTGCAGCGCCCCGGCGTCGTACATCACCGGCGTCGCGCTCCGGTGCGACGGCGGCCTGATCCGCAGCCTGTAG
- a CDS encoding aldehyde dehydrogenase family protein, whose translation MTSTATDVSSSTDRELITARHLINGEWLGEADTERVNPARPGELAALSPSGTAADVDAAITAAAAAQPGWAALPAPSRGAILITAGNLLIERQAAIAEDLVREEGKTLAEAKGEVKRASDVLRFFGSLGWAATGEVLPSGLPDTTITTRREPLGVVGLITPWNFPIAIPAWKSAPALISGNAVVIKPAELTPLSATHLARALQDAGLPAGVFNVVHGKGRVVGDALARDRRIAGLSFTGSTNVGLGLQEILNARRARVQLEMGGKNGVLVLDDADARKAAKVVAGGAFALTGQACTATSRVYVMPGIRAAFLDALTEEAAAYTPGDGMDAAMGAVVSSQQFEQNTAAVRSAVERGATLLAGSGILDGTHDGDADRPLFFPPAVLTGLPFDDAAVTEEIFGPVVAVLEVADYEAGLAAINDSRYGLTAGICTDSLKLATDFAARAQAGVVKVNRPTAGLDLNVPFGGVKDSSTNTFREQGRSALDFFTWGKTVYTGV comes from the coding sequence ATGACTTCCACAGCGACCGACGTCTCTTCATCCACCGACCGCGAACTCATCACCGCCCGGCACCTGATCAACGGCGAATGGCTGGGCGAGGCGGACACCGAGCGGGTGAACCCGGCCCGCCCGGGCGAACTCGCCGCCCTCTCCCCCAGCGGCACCGCCGCTGACGTGGACGCCGCCATCACGGCCGCCGCGGCAGCGCAGCCGGGATGGGCAGCACTGCCCGCACCGTCCCGCGGCGCAATCCTCATCACGGCCGGAAACCTGCTGATCGAGCGCCAGGCCGCCATCGCCGAGGACCTGGTCCGGGAGGAAGGCAAGACCCTCGCCGAAGCCAAGGGCGAGGTCAAACGTGCCTCCGACGTGCTGCGCTTCTTCGGTTCCCTCGGCTGGGCAGCCACCGGTGAGGTGCTGCCCAGCGGCCTGCCGGACACCACCATCACCACCCGCCGCGAGCCGCTCGGCGTCGTCGGACTCATCACCCCCTGGAACTTCCCCATCGCCATCCCGGCGTGGAAATCCGCCCCCGCACTGATCAGCGGCAACGCCGTGGTCATCAAGCCCGCCGAGCTGACGCCGCTCTCCGCCACCCACCTCGCCCGGGCCCTGCAGGACGCGGGGCTGCCCGCCGGGGTGTTCAACGTGGTGCACGGCAAGGGCCGCGTGGTGGGCGACGCCCTGGCCCGCGACCGGCGCATCGCCGGGCTGTCCTTCACCGGTTCCACCAACGTGGGACTGGGCCTGCAGGAAATCCTCAACGCACGCCGCGCCCGCGTGCAGCTGGAAATGGGCGGCAAGAACGGTGTCCTGGTACTGGACGACGCCGACGCCCGCAAGGCCGCCAAGGTGGTGGCCGGCGGCGCCTTCGCGCTGACCGGCCAGGCCTGCACCGCCACGTCCCGCGTCTACGTCATGCCGGGCATCCGCGCCGCGTTCCTTGACGCGCTTACCGAGGAAGCCGCCGCCTATACCCCCGGCGACGGCATGGACGCAGCCATGGGCGCCGTGGTGAGCAGCCAGCAGTTCGAGCAGAACACCGCGGCGGTGCGTTCCGCCGTCGAACGGGGAGCCACGCTGCTGGCCGGTTCCGGGATCCTGGACGGAACGCACGACGGCGACGCGGACCGCCCGCTGTTCTTTCCGCCCGCCGTGCTCACCGGTCTGCCGTTCGACGACGCCGCCGTCACCGAGGAGATCTTCGGGCCGGTGGTAGCTGTCCTCGAAGTGGCCGACTACGAAGCCGGTCTCGCCGCGATCAACGACTCCCGCTACGGCCTCACCGCCGGCATCTGCACGGATTCGCTGAAGCTCGCCACCGACTTCGCCGCCCGGGCGCAGGCCGGCGTGGTCAAGGTCAACCGGCCGACGGCGGGCCTGGACCTGAACGTGCCGTTCGGCGGCGTGAAGGACTCCTCCACCAACACGTTCCGCGAACAGGGGAGGTCCGCACTGGACTTCTTCACCTGGGGCAAAACCGTCTACACCGGTGTGTAG
- a CDS encoding enoyl-CoA hydratase-related protein gives MTAVAEATAVPNTVDQVTLTIENHVATVVIDRQHVLNAVDGTAQARLNEIWDQLEADSDVRAVVVTGAGTRAFCVGADMSASAVDKTGLEYWAGLDPNGFGGLSLRTSLDIPVIARVNGYALGGGMEIVLGADIVVASENARFGLTEPRVGRLALDGGIHQLVRRIPYTQAMGMLLTGRKADAAEMQSMGLVNEVVPADELDAAVQRWVDQILACAPTSVRAVKQMVTQTGHLTATEARGLRLPALMAALDSEDSAEGVRAFQEKRPPVWPGR, from the coding sequence GTGACGGCTGTCGCAGAGGCCACCGCAGTCCCGAACACAGTGGACCAGGTCACCCTGACCATCGAGAACCACGTCGCCACCGTGGTGATCGACCGGCAGCACGTGCTCAACGCCGTCGACGGCACTGCCCAGGCCCGGCTCAACGAAATCTGGGACCAGCTCGAGGCCGACTCCGACGTCCGCGCCGTGGTGGTCACCGGCGCAGGCACCCGGGCATTCTGCGTCGGGGCGGACATGTCCGCCTCCGCCGTGGACAAGACCGGCCTGGAGTATTGGGCCGGCCTGGACCCCAACGGCTTCGGCGGCCTCAGCCTGCGCACGTCGCTGGACATCCCGGTGATCGCCCGGGTCAACGGCTACGCGCTGGGCGGCGGCATGGAGATCGTGCTCGGCGCCGACATCGTGGTGGCGTCGGAGAACGCCAGATTCGGCCTGACGGAACCGCGCGTGGGGCGTTTGGCGCTCGACGGCGGCATCCACCAGCTGGTGCGCCGCATCCCCTACACGCAGGCGATGGGAATGCTGCTCACCGGACGGAAGGCGGACGCCGCGGAAATGCAGTCCATGGGACTGGTCAACGAGGTGGTCCCGGCAGACGAGCTCGACGCCGCAGTGCAGCGCTGGGTGGACCAGATCCTCGCCTGCGCCCCCACCTCCGTCCGGGCCGTGAAGCAGATGGTCACGCAAACCGGGCACCTCACCGCCACGGAGGCCCGCGGGCTCCGGCTGCCGGCCCTCATGGCCGCGCTGGACAGCGAGGACTCGGCCGAAGGTGTGCGCGCCTTCCAGGAAAAGCGGCCGCCGGTCTGGCCCGGCCGCTGA
- a CDS encoding FAD-dependent oxidoreductase, protein MNSSTTFSSLELATTTADLTAPVISRSNVLVVGGGPAGVAAAVTAARSGAKVTLLERYSSLGGLASGGMVLVLDDMINGQEITVTGIVSEYVERLQKLGLAVVPPADDRKTSEELWNKWGRYGTFDFHSHTSPKPICYAAAFDPDGWKRVSNDLVREAGVDLRLHSWFSRPIVDNGVIKGVICETKLGPQAFMADVVIDTTGDIDVASRAGASYAKDNYLTTLVFRLGNVNTEAAEAFEQANPKEARAINRKIKRLLGGAWELWWLKTPIDGVVWCNAPHMTGFDGTDPADMTAAEFAARDRISEAVDYVRANLPGFENCYMLDVASQMGVRQTRLLQGEYVMTKDDVTQRRHFADTVARGRDYYYPYRSLLPKEVDQLLVAGRHYSATPEAQKMSREIPPCMAMGQAVGVAAALAVENGLLVRDVSALDIQQGMRRHGADPGDVPSSNATVDADAAVPA, encoded by the coding sequence ATGAACTCCTCCACAACATTCAGCTCCCTGGAACTCGCCACCACGACGGCGGATCTCACCGCCCCGGTCATCTCCCGCTCCAACGTCCTCGTGGTGGGCGGCGGCCCCGCAGGTGTGGCCGCCGCCGTCACCGCCGCCCGCTCCGGCGCCAAAGTCACCCTGCTGGAACGCTACTCATCACTGGGCGGCCTGGCCTCCGGCGGCATGGTCCTGGTGCTGGACGACATGATCAACGGCCAGGAAATCACGGTCACGGGCATCGTGTCCGAATACGTGGAGCGGCTGCAGAAGCTGGGCCTGGCCGTCGTCCCGCCGGCCGATGACCGCAAGACCTCCGAGGAACTCTGGAACAAATGGGGCCGCTACGGCACCTTCGACTTCCACTCCCACACCAGCCCCAAGCCCATCTGCTACGCCGCGGCCTTCGACCCGGACGGCTGGAAGCGCGTCTCCAACGACCTCGTCCGCGAGGCCGGCGTGGACCTCCGCCTACACTCCTGGTTCTCCCGCCCCATTGTGGACAACGGCGTGATCAAGGGCGTCATCTGCGAAACGAAACTGGGCCCGCAGGCGTTCATGGCGGACGTCGTCATCGACACCACCGGCGACATCGACGTCGCCTCCCGGGCCGGCGCCAGCTACGCCAAGGACAACTACCTCACCACGCTCGTCTTCCGCCTGGGCAACGTGAACACGGAGGCGGCCGAGGCCTTCGAGCAGGCCAACCCGAAGGAGGCCCGCGCCATCAACCGCAAGATCAAGCGTCTCCTCGGCGGCGCCTGGGAACTGTGGTGGCTCAAGACCCCCATCGACGGCGTGGTCTGGTGCAACGCCCCGCACATGACCGGCTTCGACGGCACGGACCCGGCAGACATGACCGCCGCCGAGTTCGCCGCCCGCGACCGGATCTCCGAGGCCGTGGACTACGTCCGCGCCAACCTGCCCGGCTTCGAAAACTGCTACATGCTGGACGTCGCCTCCCAGATGGGCGTCCGCCAGACCCGCCTGCTGCAGGGCGAGTACGTCATGACCAAGGACGACGTCACGCAGCGCCGCCACTTCGCCGACACCGTGGCCCGCGGCCGCGACTACTACTACCCCTACCGCTCGCTGCTGCCCAAGGAAGTGGACCAGCTCCTGGTGGCCGGCCGGCACTACTCCGCCACCCCGGAAGCCCAGAAGATGTCCCGCGAGATCCCGCCCTGCATGGCCATGGGCCAGGCCGTCGGCGTCGCCGCAGCCCTCGCCGTCGAGAACGGCCTCCTGGTCCGGGACGTCTCCGCCCTGGACATCCAGCAGGGCATGCGCCGGCACGGCGCCGACCCGGGCGACGTCCCGTCGTCGAACGCCACCGTAGACGCCGATGCGGCGGTTCCGGCATGA
- a CDS encoding dihydrodipicolinate synthase family protein, translating into MQDAPSMDSSARESLSPGVWGVVATPFQGSTLDVDLDSLSGLVEHYEAIGATGLTVLGVFGEAAALTAEERRQVLEIAVECTDLPLVVGITALATRPAIDEITAAQAVAGERLAAVMVQANSPRPEVVIAHLDAIHRATGAKVVLQDYPLASGVSISTTALVSVVTWCSFVVAVKAEAPPTSVAIADLTAAVGVSVFGGLGGQGLLDELMAGAAGAMTGFSYPEALIACVRAWQRDGYEAARDQLLPYLPLINFEQQAKIALAVRKECLRKRGLITDSGVRAPAAAFPEKLRYSMLTHLREAAAALESPAGPAQANAAPHIATSHTSVGSF; encoded by the coding sequence ATGCAGGACGCACCCTCAATGGACAGCTCGGCACGCGAGTCGCTGTCACCGGGCGTCTGGGGCGTTGTTGCCACACCCTTCCAGGGCAGCACCCTGGATGTTGACCTGGACAGCCTCTCCGGGCTGGTGGAACACTACGAAGCCATCGGCGCCACGGGGCTGACCGTCCTGGGTGTGTTCGGCGAAGCGGCCGCACTGACCGCTGAGGAGCGGCGCCAGGTGCTCGAGATCGCCGTCGAATGCACGGACCTGCCACTGGTTGTGGGCATCACCGCACTGGCAACCAGGCCCGCCATCGACGAAATCACGGCTGCCCAGGCTGTGGCCGGCGAGCGCCTTGCGGCCGTGATGGTACAGGCCAACTCGCCCCGGCCGGAGGTGGTGATCGCCCACCTGGACGCCATCCACCGGGCCACCGGCGCCAAGGTGGTGCTGCAGGACTACCCGCTGGCCAGCGGCGTCAGCATCAGCACCACGGCCCTCGTGTCAGTGGTGACGTGGTGCAGCTTCGTGGTCGCGGTGAAGGCGGAAGCACCGCCCACCAGCGTTGCCATCGCGGACCTTACGGCCGCCGTCGGAGTGTCCGTGTTCGGCGGACTGGGCGGGCAGGGCCTGCTGGACGAACTCATGGCCGGCGCGGCGGGAGCCATGACCGGATTCTCCTATCCCGAGGCACTGATCGCCTGCGTCCGGGCGTGGCAGCGCGACGGCTATGAAGCCGCACGCGACCAGCTGCTGCCGTACCTGCCGCTGATCAATTTCGAGCAGCAGGCCAAAATCGCGCTGGCCGTCCGCAAAGAGTGCCTGCGGAAGCGCGGCCTCATCACGGATTCCGGCGTCCGGGCTCCGGCCGCGGCATTCCCGGAGAAGCTGCGCTACAGCATGCTCACCCATCTGCGGGAGGCAGCTGCCGCGCTGGAATCCCCGGCTGGCCCGGCTCAAGCCAACGCCGCACCGCATATTGCCACCAGCCACACCTCTGTAGGGAGCTTCTGA
- the fdxA gene encoding ferredoxin: MTYVIAQPCVDVKDKACIDECPVDCIYEGERSLYIHPSECVDCGACDPVCPVEAIYYSDDVPDEWADYVRANVEFFEELGSPQGASGLGNLGRDHPVVAAQPVAEPAH, encoded by the coding sequence ATGACCTACGTGATCGCGCAGCCGTGCGTGGATGTCAAGGACAAGGCCTGCATCGACGAGTGTCCGGTGGACTGCATTTACGAGGGCGAACGCTCGCTCTACATCCACCCGTCCGAGTGCGTGGACTGCGGCGCGTGCGATCCCGTATGCCCGGTCGAGGCCATCTATTACTCGGACGACGTCCCGGACGAGTGGGCCGACTACGTGCGGGCCAACGTGGAGTTCTTCGAGGAACTGGGGTCACCGCAGGGCGCCTCGGGCCTGGGCAACCTGGGCCGGGACCACCCGGTGGTGGCGGCCCAGCCGGTGGCAGAACCCGCCCACTAA
- a CDS encoding CaiB/BaiF CoA-transferase family protein produces the protein MSTLTLESTEPERTTAAPAAAAEPTATPLPLDGIKIVDFTQVFMGPSCTQLLGDYGADIIKVERPGAGDISRNSFPDKDGQDNPIFLSINRNKRSVSIDTRTEEGRNVLHAIMADADVVVSNFRSGVMERMGFGYEELKAENPGIIWASGTGFGPVGPYSHKGGQDAIAQAYSGVMWRRESDDQKPSIYPTTLCDYITGMHLMQGILLALRTRETSGAGQKVEVTMYDSMLHLQMQEACMQLNRGYEVNWGAMPLSGVFETTDGAVCMVGGFTPDPLARISEALGLDEDLTRRPEFANLEQQFQHKPALQAIFRERIATNTTEYWTGRLEDQGLLNAPVHTLEQALADAQTEANGMIVEAEHPGVGTVRMLNAPIRLSATPPTVRRVAPRLGEHNVEVLLENGFDAETIERLQQLGVLR, from the coding sequence ATGAGCACATTGACGTTGGAATCGACAGAGCCGGAACGCACGACGGCGGCGCCCGCCGCCGCGGCGGAACCCACCGCCACTCCGCTGCCGCTGGACGGCATCAAGATCGTGGACTTCACCCAGGTGTTCATGGGCCCGTCCTGCACCCAGCTGCTGGGCGACTATGGAGCAGACATCATCAAGGTGGAACGGCCCGGCGCCGGCGACATCTCGCGCAACTCGTTCCCGGACAAGGACGGCCAGGACAACCCGATCTTCCTGTCCATCAACCGGAACAAGCGGAGCGTCTCCATCGATACGCGCACTGAGGAAGGCCGAAACGTCCTGCACGCCATCATGGCGGACGCGGATGTGGTGGTCAGCAACTTCCGCTCCGGCGTGATGGAGCGGATGGGCTTCGGCTACGAGGAACTCAAGGCCGAGAATCCGGGCATCATCTGGGCGTCGGGCACCGGCTTCGGCCCCGTGGGCCCGTACTCGCACAAGGGCGGCCAGGACGCGATCGCGCAAGCCTATTCGGGTGTGATGTGGCGGCGGGAATCGGACGACCAGAAGCCGTCCATCTACCCCACCACGCTCTGCGACTACATCACCGGCATGCACCTGATGCAGGGCATCCTGCTGGCGCTGCGCACCCGGGAAACGTCCGGCGCGGGCCAGAAGGTGGAGGTGACCATGTACGACTCCATGCTGCACCTGCAGATGCAGGAGGCGTGCATGCAGCTGAACCGCGGCTACGAGGTCAACTGGGGCGCCATGCCGCTCAGCGGCGTGTTCGAAACCACCGACGGCGCCGTGTGCATGGTGGGCGGCTTCACCCCGGACCCGCTGGCCCGCATCTCCGAAGCGCTGGGGCTGGACGAGGACCTCACCCGGCGGCCCGAGTTCGCCAACCTGGAGCAGCAGTTCCAGCACAAGCCGGCGCTGCAGGCCATCTTCCGCGAGCGCATCGCCACCAACACCACTGAGTATTGGACCGGCAGGCTGGAAGACCAGGGGCTGCTCAACGCCCCGGTCCACACCCTGGAGCAGGCCCTGGCCGATGCCCAGACGGAGGCCAACGGCATGATCGTGGAGGCCGAACACCCCGGCGTCGGCACGGTGCGCATGCTCAACGCGCCGATCCGGCTCTCCGCCACCCCGCCCACCGTCCGCCGCGTGGCGCCGCGGCTCGGCGAGCACAACGTGGAGGTCCTGCTGGAGAACGGCTTCGATGCGGAAACCATCGAACGCCTGCAGCAGCTGGGGGTCCTGCGGTGA
- a CDS encoding MFS transporter — protein sequence MLETQTTDPRGTDNVVPSPRTSHSSPTRSNEKFTPEVRKGLLGLGLGNALEWYDWMVFGLLSAFIGPNFFPNTDPLSATLNALAVFAVGFAFRPLGGILLGTLADRVGRRRVMLLSIMLMAGTTLIIAITPSYQQIGAWAGIILLVCRVLQGISTGIEAPLSTSHAVELAPEGREGYVAGIMSFYVNIGILLASLISFLCSLTLGGAVMSDWGWRVPFIIGALFGFVVLYLRRSLPETLKAEEMATNTPRAVWSGVRKHWLSVLAIIFVVGAAQAYNYAWNVGLPSAARSGFKEDPTAVFALTTILGVILVAGSWIIGKLADGKAMSRWFLITRILAIPSVFLMLMYVQPGIGGFAAVLLGGSIVLVLNMTLYNVVSSSLMPKNIRGTGVALGYGIGVALFGGTASYLLVWLQSLNLSWIFPVYVAVLSILSIVFYLAARRSNGLFVGK from the coding sequence ATGCTCGAAACACAAACGACGGACCCCCGAGGGACGGACAACGTTGTCCCGTCTCCACGCACCAGCCACTCATCCCCCACCCGCTCAAACGAAAAATTCACTCCCGAAGTCCGCAAGGGCCTGCTGGGCCTTGGCCTCGGCAACGCCCTGGAATGGTACGACTGGATGGTCTTCGGCCTCCTCTCGGCCTTCATCGGCCCCAACTTCTTCCCCAACACCGATCCGCTCTCCGCCACTCTGAACGCGCTGGCCGTGTTCGCCGTCGGCTTCGCCTTCCGTCCGCTGGGCGGAATCCTGCTCGGCACCCTGGCGGACAGGGTGGGCCGACGCCGCGTCATGCTGCTGTCCATCATGCTGATGGCAGGCACCACGCTCATCATCGCCATCACGCCCAGTTACCAGCAGATCGGCGCCTGGGCCGGCATCATCCTGCTGGTCTGCCGTGTCCTGCAGGGCATCTCCACCGGCATCGAAGCCCCGCTCTCCACCTCGCATGCCGTGGAACTGGCCCCCGAAGGCCGCGAAGGCTACGTGGCCGGCATCATGTCCTTCTACGTGAACATCGGCATCCTGCTGGCCTCGCTCATCAGCTTCCTCTGCAGCCTTACCCTGGGCGGGGCCGTGATGAGTGACTGGGGATGGCGTGTACCGTTCATCATCGGAGCCCTCTTCGGCTTCGTGGTCCTGTACCTGCGCCGTTCGCTGCCGGAAACACTCAAGGCCGAGGAAATGGCCACCAACACTCCCCGCGCCGTCTGGTCCGGAGTCCGCAAGCATTGGCTCTCCGTCCTGGCCATCATCTTCGTGGTGGGCGCAGCCCAGGCCTACAACTACGCCTGGAACGTGGGCCTGCCCAGCGCGGCCCGCAGCGGATTCAAGGAAGATCCCACCGCAGTCTTCGCCCTCACCACCATCCTGGGCGTCATCCTGGTGGCCGGCAGCTGGATCATCGGCAAGCTTGCCGACGGCAAGGCCATGTCCCGCTGGTTCCTGATCACCCGCATCCTGGCCATCCCCTCCGTGTTCCTCATGCTGATGTACGTCCAGCCCGGCATCGGCGGCTTCGCGGCCGTCCTTCTCGGCGGCTCCATCGTCCTGGTGCTGAACATGACCCTCTACAACGTGGTCAGCTCGTCCCTGATGCCCAAGAACATCCGCGGCACCGGCGTGGCCCTGGGCTACGGCATCGGCGTGGCACTCTTCGGCGGCACCGCCTCCTACCTGCTGGTCTGGCTGCAGTCCCTGAACCTCAGCTGGATCTTCCCGGTCTACGTGGCCGTCCTCTCCATCCTCAGTATCGTCTTCTACCTCGCCGCACGCCGCAGCAACGGCCTGTTCGTCGGAAAGTAA